The following are encoded together in the Diabrotica undecimpunctata isolate CICGRU chromosome 7, icDiaUnde3, whole genome shotgun sequence genome:
- the LOC140446731 gene encoding probable cytochrome P450 301a1, mitochondrial: MLIRNIRNIHRAPYLYKCHVSFISTAQCDRNPQEVFTAKTQPSDVKGKVPPKENTIIANPYLTQKPEKLTVSTDTISFDEIPGPISLRLISKFWSLIPIMGTELTVTVVQYLLSGGKFFRGILSWGGNAPFFKKFFDVYGPVVRLHGAFGSDVVLLSRPEHASAVFQTEGPYPIRSCLDSVEQYRLQCKNYKQAGPFLTHGPDWEKLRKSVEVPLQSIVSEQQASIDKTNSDFLQRIISIRNKQEEMPANFQTEIYKWTLECLCSVALNRKLGFLIPYGVVPASDPGRLLDGIFGATAAIKRLEYGFHFWKFIETPSWKSLVKNCDMIDSVLSKYIEAAKDSLKDKKAKNQGLEKPSFIEHLLLKENIIGEDVMTVLLDMFLIGANATVHSVAFFFYHLARNPRCQIKLYQEIKSHSGPITVEKLKQLKYLQACLKETLRLEPPIPIISRVLSNDVVCHHYRIPKGTHILYGTHMNNMREEYFEDATKFKPERWFEDEKGGFGNEYQTFASMPFGYGPRNCLAKEMAENWVASLMLKVCQMFRIEYNYGDIKSSNELMAAPTKPLKFRLINRV, translated from the exons ATGCTCATTCGAAATATCAGAAATATTCATCGTGCTCCATATTTGTATAAATGTCACGTAAGTTTTATATCTACAGCACAATGTGATAGAAATCCTCAAGAAGTTTTTACAGCAAAAACGCAACCGTCAGATGTTAAAGGAAAGGTACCTCCTAAGGAAAATACTATAATTGCAAACCCGTATTTAACACAGAAACCTGAAAAATTAACTGTAAGTACCGATACAATATCTTTTGATGAAATTCCCGGCCCTATCAGCTTAAGACTGATATCAAAATTTTGGAGTTTAATTCCAATTATGGGAACCGAACTGACAGTAACAGTTGTACAGTATTTGTTAAGTGGTGGAAAATTCTTTAGAGGAATACTTAGTTGGGGTGGAAACGCAccattctttaaaaaattttttgacgTATATGGACCAGTTGTCAGATTGCACGGCGCATTTGGTAGTGATGTTGTCTTACTAAGCAGACCAGAGCACGCTAGTGCAGTTTTCCAAACTGAAGGCCCCTATCCAATCAGGTCTTGTTTAGACTCCGTAGAGCAGTATCGCTTGCAATGTAAAAATTATAAGCAAGCTGGACCGTTCCTTACTCACGGGCCGGATTGGGAAAAACTACGAAAATCTGTAGAAGTGCCGTTGCAATCGATTGTTAGTGAACAGCAAGCTAGCATTGATAAAACTAATTCCGATTTTTTACAAAGAATAATTTCTATTAGAAATAAACAGGAAGAAATGCCGGCCAATTTTCAAACTGAAATATATAAATGGACCTTGGAATGTCTTTGTTCAGTGGCTCTAAATCGAAAATTGGGATTTTTGATTCCGTATGGTGTCGTTCCTGCTTCTGATCCAGGTAGGCTTTTGGACGGGATATTTGGGGCTACCGCCGCTATCAAGAGACTAGAATATGGTTTCCACTTCTGGAAATTTATAGAGACACCTTCATGGAAAAGCCTTGTTAAAAATTGCGACATGATTGACAGCGTCCTATCAAAATATATTGAAGCAGCTAAAGACAGTTTAAAGGACAAGAAAGCAAAAAATCAAGGCTTGGAAAAACCGAGCTTTATTGAACATCTTTTATTAAaggaaaatataattggtgaggACGTCATGACTGTACTACTAGATATGTTCCTTATTGGAGCGAATGCGACTGTTCATTCTGTAGCTTTCTTCTTTTATCATCTTGCTAGAAATCCTCGGTGCCAGATTAAACTCTACCAAGAAATAAAGAGCCATTCAGGACCG aTAACCGTTGAAAAACTAAAGCAACTAAAATACCTACAAGCCTGTCTTAAAGAAACCCTACGTTTGGAACCACCAATTCCAATTATAAGCCGCGTCCTCAGCAACGATGTCGTCTGTCACCACTACCGCATTCCAAAAGGCACTCACATTCTCTACGGTACTCACATGAACAATATGCgtgaagaatatttcgaagatgcTACCAAATTTAAACCTGAAAGATGGTTTGAGGATGAAAAAGGTGGATTCGGCAACGAATATCAAACTTTTGCTTCGATGCCATTTGGTTACGGACCCAGGAATTGTTTAGCCAAAGAAATGGCTGAGAATTGGGTTGCTTCTTTGATGTTGAAGGTTTGCCAGATGTTTAGAATTGAGTATAACTACGGCGACATCAAGAGCTCAAACGAATTGATGGCAGCGCCAACAAAACCTCTTAAATTTAGACTTATAAatcgtgtttag
- the LOC140445339 gene encoding uncharacterized protein, whose translation MLGYYLFLLVVYMICIANISAWETPSPHQYHIQTDEGPERYFRYQTDSGQYRKEKRLEDGTVVGTYAWIDADGMLRQRDYIADNEGYRILKTKNVFVGRNMNVGDAIKSAKKYPATAGTLVKTRPHLYRGPIRGYNSVSFVPSSTQSPIPSSSYSPYIPSSTPSSTYVPSSTPSPVSFSSYNPSSLYIPSTTPTTVPSSTYSPSLIPTTSGSQYLNLDLALKSLSPSPYTHLSSTEPPVVQITPNAFPKTAYGYVPLNFSYFNGNQIQSTPIPLVQPTEVPYYRSSPTPIAGTTERPVIYSPSYSPADFGSSQEVDSNSLEYNPYVRQVKDTYRFQNGPTYPLDRNGRPYVGSDSKHATYDGVSVTNDGFRYYIPRAYHEEETQPGDKRSGSFGYIDPFGIRRVIYYNTAPGTGFQHRKNNRYVGFNAAPYDPRPYSE comes from the exons GTGGTATACATGATATGTATTGCTAACATATCAGCATGGGAAACGCCTTCTCCACACCAATACCACATCCAAACTGACGAAGGACCTGAGCGATATTTCCGATACCAGACCGATAGTGGCCAATACCGAAAAGAAAAACGACTCGAAGATGGCACCGTGGTTGGGACATACGCCTGGATTGATGCTGATG GCATGTTACGGCAACGTGACTACATTGCAGATAACGAAGGCTATCGAATACTTAAAACCAAAAATGTTTTTGTTGGAAGAAACATGAATGTTGGAGATGCAATAAAATCAGCGAAGAAGTATCCTGCTACTGCTGGAACCTTAGTCAAAACTCGTCCACATTTGTACAGAGGTCCTATTCGAGGATATAATAGTGTATCTTTTGTGCCCAGTAGTACTCAATCTCCAATACCTTCCTCAAGCTATAGTCCTTATATTCCGAGTAGCACTCCATCATCAACATATGTACCTAGTAGTACTCCTTCTCCAGTATCTTTTTCGAGTTATAATCCAAGTTCGCTTTATATTCCTAGCACAACCCCTACGACTGTTCCATCTAGTACTTATAGCCCCAGTTTAATACCAACCACATCAGGGTCACAATATTTAAATCTTGATTTGGCATTAAAATCATTGTCACCAAGTCCTTACACTCACTTATCTTCAACAGAACCGCCGGTTGTGCAAATTACACCGAATGCATTTCCTAAAACAGCTTATGGATATGTTCCTCTTAACTTCAGTTATTTCAATGGAAATCAAATTCAGTCTACACCAATTCCTCTTGTACAACCAACCGAAGTTCCTTATTACCGATCTTCTCCTACACCTATAGCCGGCACGACTGAACGTCCTGTCATATATTCTCCGTCTTATTCTCCAGCTGATTTTGGTTCATCGCAAGAAGTTGacagcaactctttagaatacaATCCCTACGTACGGCAAGTGAAAGATACATACAGATTCCAGAATGGACCTACATATCCACTAGATCGAAATGGACGACCGTACGTTGGATCAGATTCTAAACACGCTACATACGATGGAGTATCAGTTACTAACGACGGTTTCAGGTACTACATACCAAGAGCCTATCACGAAGAAGAGACTCAACCAGGCGACAAGAGGTCGGGTAGCTTCGGCTACATAGATCCGTTTGGTATCAGGAGAGTTATTTATTATAACACTGCACCAGGTACGGGCTTTCAGCATAGAAAGAACAACAGATATGTAGGTTTTAATGCGGCACCTTATGATCCTCGGCCTTACAGTGAATAG